The sequence below is a genomic window from Denitratisoma sp. DHT3.
TATCGCGCTCTACAGCCTGGAGCGGGAGCTTCGCAATGCAGGCTACGGCTTCGGCAACGCCGGCGCCATGGGGTGTACCGTCACGGCCTACGACCGCCTGAGACCCGGCAACAATTTCACATTTCCCCTTGTACCCGTCCAGATCACCGATGGCGCGGGGGGCTCACCGGACACGATCACAGTGTTGTTCGGCAACTCTGCGCTGACGTCCGACAGCACCACCTACAGCGCATCCAGCGCAACGACAAAACGCTTGAACGACCCGAGCAGCATCCAGCGCGGAGATTTGCTGGTAGCGGCCCAGGCCGGTGCCTGCGGGCTTGTGGAAACCACCCTGAACACCCATGCCGACGGCCTCACGATCACCCACGCCTCGGGCAATTACAACGACCCCGACAACACGGCCGTCACTGCCCGTTACAACCCCGCCGCGGGTCTGGCCGTCGCACTGAGCGCCGGCAATATTTTCAACCTGGGCCCCCAGCCCCGGCGCAATGTCTGGCGGATCGTCAACGATCGCACCCTTGTCAGCACCGACGACCTGCACTACTCCGATCAACACGACGCCGCCGGACAGAACACCCCCGACGGCATGAATGACTGGACCGAAGTCGCCGACGGCATCATCGACCTGCAAGCCGAATATGGCTTGGACAGCGACGCGGACAACATCGTCGACACATGGCAATCCGCCGCGCCGGCGGACTTCCGGACCGTTCGCGCCATCCGGGTCGCGCTCCTGGCGCGCAGCCAGCAATACGAAAAACAGGCCGTCACCACCGTGGCGCCATCCTGGGCCGCCGGCGCCTTCGTCATGACCAATCTTGACGGAACGCCCGACTCGAACCCCGGCACGCCAAACGATTGGCGCCGCTACCGCTATCGGGTCTATGAAACCGTGGTGCCCTTGCGCAACGCGGTCTGGGGGAATTCGCCATGAACGCCTCCATGACGTACCGGACGGCCATCCCCAAACGAGAACAGGGGATCATCCTGATCGTCGCCCTGGTCATGCTGGTGGCCATGACCCTGGCCGGCATCATCCTCTTTCGACAAATCGGCTCGGGGGTCATCATTGCCCGCAACCTGACCTTTCGCCAGGGGGCCACCATCGGTGCGGACCGCGGTATCGAGGCGGGGCGCGCCTGGATCATGGGGCAGGCACAGTCCGCGCTGGAGCAAGCCAACGTGGGCGCGGCCTACTTCCCTGCCTGGTGCAACATTTCCATCAATGCCAGCAATCGCCCCGACGCCAACAACGATGGCAACACCGACGACTGCGGCCCCCCCCCCCCGGCACCAGCCCCCTCCCGAAATTCACGCCCGCCAGTTTCAACTGGGCCAATGCCGTGCAGGCGGTTGCCGATGACGGTGCCGGCAACGAAATTCGCTATGTCATTCATCGCCTTTGCCGGATTCCCGGTTCCGTCAATAGCGCCGGGCAGCAATGTGCCACCAAGGCCTCGGCCGACAACGCCAACTGTCCCGAGGCCAACGCCACCTGCATCACGGCAACCGCGCAACCCTACTATCGAATCACGGCCCGCGCCCGAGGGCCCCTGGGCACCACCTCCTATACCCAGGCCATCCTGTATTGAGGAGCATCGCCATGTTCCCTGGACACCGCTCGACGACCGCCTTGATGCTCGCCCTGATGCTGCAGGGCTTCATCCAGAACGCCCAGGCCCTGACGGATCTGGCTGACGTTCCCTTGGCCAGCTCATCCTCCACCCAGGTCAAGCCCAACATTCTTTTCATTCTGGATGATTCGGGGTCCATGAATTGGACCTATATGCCAGACGGCGTCGGCAGCAGCGCCATAGGCTACCGGAATCACCAATGCAACACGGTTTTCTACAACCCGGCAACCAGTTACGAAATCCCCAAGGACTCAGCAGGCGTCGACCTGAACAGCGGCAGTCAGACCAGCTTCACCAGCGCATGGGACGAAGGCTTTCACGATTACATGTCGGGCGCCGGCACCAGCCGAACCAACCTCGGCACTTCGTTTTCCGCCAATGGCAGCGAAAGCGGGCGCGCAGCCTATTACTGGACCCTGGCGGCCACGGACCTGGGCACGCCGGTTCCCGACACTGGCATTTGCAATTACTCCACGGGCTCGGTGACCAGTTCCACGACCGGTATTTGCTGTAGCGGCCCATCGATCTCCAGCGGCACTTGTTCCAATGCCACATACCCCACCAACAGCCCCCCCACGTGCAGCGGCGGTAGAACCCTGGTCTGGGAAAAAACCCTTGTCAGCAGCACATCGGGCATTTCCGGCGGTGATGAACGGCAGAATTTCGCCAACTGGTACAGCTATTACCGCTCGCGCATTCAGATGATGAAGTCCTCGGCAGGTCGGGCACTTGCTCCCCTGACAGACAGTTACCGCGTCGGATTCATCACAATTCACCCTGGTACGGTGAATGATGCTGGCGGAGCCAATGGTAGTTCCGTCTCAAGTTCAAAATTCTTGAAGATCGCTGACTTCGATACAACCCAGCGTTCTAGCTGGTATTCGAAGCTGTACTCGCAAAAAGGAGATTCAGGAACACCCCTACGTACCGCACTTTCCATTGCAGGCCGCTACTTCACCGGCAAGAACGACTCCATCAACAAGGGCATGGTGCCTAACCAAGCCGATGATCCCGTCCAGTACTCCTGCCAACAGAATTTTGCGATTCTGACGACGGATGGTTATTGGAACGACGGGAATGGCCGCAAGATCAATGGCAGTACCCTCATGGATAATCAGGACGGTGCCCTGGCCGAACTGGATGCCTACAACTCAGGAACCAGCCGTTTTCCGGTTTCGCCTCGGCCGATCTATGACGGTGGTTCGGCCAATTATGTCTGGAACACCGCTTCCAACGCCTATCAGTACACAAGTTGTTCCCTGACGCGCCCTCAAGCCAAAACAAGGCAGCTCCAGAAACGTACGGTGCAAAACCAACGCCGCACGGCAAATTTTTCGAAGTGTCGGCCGGGGCCATCAAACTGCCAAGCCATCAATTTCGATTGCACCGTATCGGGTACAGGCGATAGCTACCGCTCAGTTTGCCGGGTCACCTCTGATTCGGGATGGAACAATATTGGCACTTGTACCGCCGGATACTCAGACCCCACGACAACCCTCTGCCGCGTATCCAGCGACACGGGTTTTGTGAACTCCGGCACCTGCACAGCCTCCAATCCCGGCAGCAGCCCCACCGTCACCTGCCGAACCGCAGATGTCACGAGCTGGGCTTTCGTGGACTCCTGCACCCCCTCGGGGCCGGACGTGAACGGCACCTCCGTGGTGTGCCAAACCGGCACCGACTCCAACGGCAAGAAGATTCAGAATCAAACCACCACGACGGCCACCCGTTATGAAGGCCCCGACCAGAGCGGCAGCATCGTCGGTTCACCCACGATAACGCAGGGGATCTGGACCGATCTCACCGGCGTCTGCTATGCAGCCGGATCAGTGCCCGCGCTTCCCGCCGACGATGCGATTACCGGCGGCGGTCCTCCGACACCGCCGTCGGGATGTTCCGCCTGGCCGTGCGAAACCACCAGCACCAGCGGTGGCAGCAGCAATACCCTGGCGGACGTTGCCCAGCACTATTACAAGACCGATCTCCGTACTTCGGCCCTGGGCAACTGCACCGGCGCCCTGGGTACCGGCGTCACCGTCTGCGACAACAACGTCCCGCACAGCGGTCTCGATACCGACAACGAGGCCGACAGGGCCAACTGGCAGCACATGACCACCTTTACCATGGGACTTGGGCTTTCAGGCACCTTGAATTACCGCTCCGACTACAAAACCGCGGATTCCGGTGATTTCAAGGACATCAAGGGGGGTACCAAAAACTGGCCGATCCCGAAAGCCGACGACCCAACCGCACTGGACGATCTATGGCATGCAGCGGTCAACGGCCGGGGTCAATATTTCAGCGCCCGCGATCCGGACAGCGTGGTCAACGCATTGTCTTCCGCCCTCTCCGGCATCAATGCCCGGGTCGCTTCCGCCGCGGCGGCGGCCACCTCAAACCTGGAGCCCGTGGCGGGAGACAATTTTGCCTACACGGCCCAATTCGTCACCCAGAAGTGGATCGGGGAGCTGACGGCCCGTGAAATCGACCTGAATACAGGCGCGATCAGCGGCACCAGCATCTGGTCCGCTCAGGCAAAACTGGAAGCCAAGGCCAAGGCCGCCTGCGACAACCGCACCATCAAGCTGTTCCGCAGCGGCGCCGCCGACAATCTGGCGGATTTCACATGGGACACCTATGCCTGCGATGCGAGCGGCAACCCCGCCGGAACCGCGTCGACGGGGCTCGACGCCGCGGAGCAGGCCAATTTCGGGGCATCCCAGATCGCTCTGTTGAGCCAATACCCCTCGATGACCGACGGCACAAGCGGCACGGTCAATCAGCGTTCAGCCGCCGCCGGGGCCAATCTGGTGAATTACCTGCGCGGCCAGGGCGGCAAAACGCCCTTCGAGGCCAATGACTTGAACAAACTGTTCCGGGCGCGGGAAAAGATCATGGGGGACATCGTCAATTCCCAGCCCGTTTTCGTGAAGGCCCCCTCCGCCAGCTACAACGACAGCGGCTACAGCACCTTCAAGAGCGATCACGCCAGCCGGACCCCCATCGTCTTCGCCGCCACCAACGACGGCATGCTGCACGCCTTCCATGCCGGCACGTCCATCGTGGACAGCCAGGGCGGCGATGAGGCCTGGGCCTTCATCCCGACGATGGTCCTGCCGAACCTCTACAAGCTCGCCAGTGAGAACTATGCCAGTCAGCACATCTACCTGGTGGACGGCACCCCCGTCTCCGGCGATGTCTTCGACACCACCGTGGCCGGCTGCGCAAGCGACCCCATCCATCCCGAGAACTGCTGGAAAACGATCCTGGTGGCCGGCTTGAACAAAGGAGGCAAGGGCTACTACGCGCTGGACATCACCGACCCCGCCCACCCCAAGGGCCTCTGGGAATTCAAATGGAGCGGCACCTGCTACGACAGCGCCAGCAGCGGCACCTGGTATGCGGACTGCCATCTGGGCTACACCTACAACAACCCGGTGATCGGCAAGTTGGCCGATGGACGATGGGTGGTGATCGTGACCTCCGGATACAACAACGTCAATTCCCCGGCGGTCAGCGGCGATGGCCAAGGCTACCTCTATGTCCTGGAAGCCACGACGGGCAAGATTCTTTACAAGATCGGCACCGGCGTCGGCTCCGCCGCCAGTCCCAGCGGCCTCAACCACGTCTCCGCCAGCGTCACCGGCAACAACGCCATGAAGAACAACCAGATCGACCGCGTCTATGGTGTCGATCTGCTGGGCAACCTCTGGCGTTTCGACATCAACGATACCTTTGGCACAGCCGGGCGGGAGGCCAGCCTGCTGGCCCAGGCGGTCGATGAAACGGGGACGCCCCAGTCGATCACGACCCGTCCGCGGCTGAGCACGGTCAACAACGATATCTTCGTCTATGTCGGTACCGGGCGATATCTGGGCAGCACGGACGGCAGCACCACGCAGACCCAGACCGTCTGGGCCATCAAGGATGCGGGCGCGACGGTCACCAACCTGCGCGCCACGTTGAATCCCATCCACATCACCCAGACCGGCAGCGGCACTTCCGCCACCCGCTCCATCAGCAACGACAGCAGCCAATGCAGCTCCCCCAACGGCTGGTACGCGGATTTGCCGGATACCGGCGAGCGCGTGAATATCGACATGCAGATCGTACTCGGCAGTTTGCTGGTGGGCAGCAACATCCCCACGAACAACGCCTGCACGATCGGCGGCTATTCATGGCTGACCTACTTCAACACCGCCTCGGGTTGCGGTGCCGGCGGGATTCTCATCAAGGACAGGGAAGGCTCCCAGGCCCAGGTGGTGGGGTTGGCGGTGGTCCGTTTGCCAACCGGAAAAATCGCCGTGCTCGCGACGATGTCCACCGGCGCGGTGGTGACCATCGATGTCCCGGTCGACATTCCCCCCTCTTCCGGGAAACGCGTGAGTTGGCGGGAGATCATCGAATAGGCGGGCGAAGCGGTTGATTCCCCGGAATCCGCGCGCCAGGCTCGCCCTCGCCCTGGCGCTCTCCGCCCTGGCCCATGGCTTCCTGATCAGCAAGCCCGGCTGGCCGCCTTCCGCCCGCCATTCCGGGCCGGATCGGCAGAAACCCGAGGTTCTCCTTCTCCATCTGACCCCGCGTCCACCAGAGCGAAGCACCGTCCGGCCGCGGGAGAGTGAGGTATCCACGCCTCCACCGGAGTCCCATCGAAAGGAGCCCGGCCCCGATGCGGAGGAGCCGCCGGCATCCCGGTCGGCTACCCCGGGGCAGGCGCCCGGTCTTGTCTTCGGCCCCTGGTACTATCCGGCCAAATGGCTGCATCGACGGCCCAGTCCGCTCAAACCGATCCAACCGGAATACCCGGTCGGTTTTTCAGAGGCGTCGGGGCGCGTCCTGCTGCTGCTCTTCATCAATGAAGAAGGCACCGTCGATCGCCACCAGCTCCTCTCGCCGACCCAGGAAGATGCCTTCGCCGCCAGCGCCATCAGGGCTTTCAGCGCGGCACGCTACGCGCCGGGAATGATTACCGGCCATGTCGTGCGCAGTCAGTTGCTGGTGGATGTGACTTTCGAGCCCGGCCAGACTCCAAGCGTCGGTTTGCCGGAGGATCTCCCCCCAGGGCTCCAGGAAGCGCTTAGCCGGTAATCAACGCCAGATCCTTGGGCGGGGGAAATTCCCCCCCTCCTCCTTGCCGGGCGCACACAAAAAATGCCGCGCTTCCGGCGGCGATGCGCGGCGATGCGCGGCGATTGTATCCCTATTGGATACAATCGAACCATTCATCGAGCATCAAAAAAACAAGTGCCGCATGGCAACTGGGCTTGACTTTTCAAGCCCAGATTTCAGCTTTTTATTGTTGCGATTTTGGAACCAATTCCTTGGGCAGGGGAAACTGCACCCCTTCCTCCTTGCCGGGCAGTTGGGTAACCTCGCCGGCGCCCAATTGCCGCAAGCGCAGGATGACATCGGCCACCAGCACCTCGGGCGCGGAAGCGCCGGCGGTCAGGCCGACGCGGGCCGCCGAGCCCAGCCAGGCCGGATCGATGGCCGTCGCATCGTCGATCAGATAGGCCGGCACGCCCAGATTCTGCGCCACCTCGCGCAGGCGATTGGAATTGGAGCTGGTGCGGGAGCCCACCACCAGCACCAGGTCGACCTGGGGTGTCATCTGCTTCACCGCATCCTGGCGGTTTTGCGTGGCGTAGCAGATGTCGTCCTTCTTCGGTCCGGTGATTTTTGGAAAGCGCGCGCGCAGCGCGGCAACGATCGCACTGGCATCGTCCACCGAGAGGGTGGTCTGCGTCACGTAGGAAAGCATGTCGGGGTCCGCGACCTGAAGCCGTGCCGCGTCATCGACGCTTTCCACCAGATACATGCCGCCTTGCGACTGGCCCATCGTGCCTTCGACTTCCGGATGCCCCTTGTGACCGATCATCACGATCTCCCGGCCCTGCTCGCGCATCCGCGCCACTTCGATATGGACCTTGGTGACCAGCGGACAGGTGGCGTCGAACACCCGCAAGCCACGGCGCTCGGCCGCCTCGCGCACCGCCCTGGGCACGCCGTGGGCGCTGAAGATCAGCGTGGCGCCGGCCGGCACCTCGTCCAGATCCTCGATGAAGATCGCCCCCTTGGCCCGCAGTTCCTCCACCACGTGGCGATTATGGACGACCTCGTGCCGCACGTAGATGGGCGCGCCGAACTTCTCCAGGGCCCGCTCGACGATGGCGATGGCCCGTTCCACGCCCGCGCAGAAACCACGGGGATTGGCGAGATAGATTTCCATCACAGGACTCCGATCACTTCCACCTCGAAGCGGACCGGCTTGCCCGCCAGCGGATGGTTGAAGTCCATCAGCACCTTGTCGCCGCGGATTTCCCGCACCAGGCCGGAATAGGCCTGGCCGTTCTCGGCGACGAAGTCGATCTGGGCGTGGAGTTCGAGTTCGGTTCCCGACGGCAACTGGGGCAACTGGCTTCGCGGAACCCACATCACCATCGCCGCCACCCGTTCGCCGAAGGCCTCGCCCGCCGCCAGCTCGAACACCCGCCGCTCCCCCTCGGCCACGCCGATCAGGCGCTGTTCCAGGGATGGCGCCAACTGGCCGCTGCCCATCTGCAGGGTGCCCGGCGCGTTGCGAAAGGTGTTCATCAGCTCCAGGCCGTCGTCGGCGCTGAGGCGGTAGTGCAAGGTGACGAAGCTGTCTGCGCGGACGATTTCAGCCATGGCGCGAATCCCTATGTGAATCCTGGTGCTTGAACTCCTGCCAGAGCAGAAGCGCGATGCCGACGCAGATGGCGCTGTCGGCCAGATTGAAGGCCGGCCAGTGCCAGCCGGCGGCGTGGAAATCGAGGAAATCCACCACCGCGCCATGGATCAGGCGGTCGATCACATTGCCCAGGGCGCCGCCCAGCACCAGGGTCAGGGCGCCGATCAGCCAGCGGCTGGCCGCCTTGGCCGCGGCGCGGCGCATGGCGATCACGATGCCGACCGAGATCGCCAGCGCCAGCGCCACGAAAAACCAGCGCTGCCAACCTTCGGCCCAGGCCAGGAAACTGAAGGCGGCGCCGCGGTTGAACACCAGCACCAGGTTGAAAAAGGGCGTCAATTCCACCCCTTCCCCCAGCCGCAGGACCGACAGCACCCAGAGCTTGCTCACCTGATCGGCCGCCATCACGACGCCGGCCAGGACATACCAGGGCCACAGTCGAGGCAACAAACTAGGCACGCTGGCGCGCCTCGCCGGCGCCGAACAGGTTGTCGACGCAACGGCCACAGAGTTCGGGATGTTCCGCATCGCCGCCCACGTCGGCGCGCCAGTGCCAGCAGCGGCCGCACTTGGCGTGACCGCTGGGAACGGCGAGCACCGCCTCGGCGGAGGCGTCCGCCACTTCGACCAGAGTGGTCCTGGAGCAGATCAGGACGAAGCGCAGATCGTCCTCCAGGGACGCCAGGAGGCCGTGCTTGGCGCCGCTGGCGCGAATCTCCACTTCGGCCTGGAGCGAGGAACCGATGCCGCCGGCGCCGCGCAGATCCTCCAGCACCTTGCTGGCCTCGGCCTTCACTTCGCGGATGCGCGCCCAGCGCTCCAGCAAGGCCGCCTCGCCGTCCTGCGCGGGCAACTCGTGCCAGGTCTGCAGCATCACGCTCTCATCCGTGCCGACCAGTTGCCAGATTTCCTCGGCGGTGAACGCCAGGATCGGCGCCATCAGCCGGGTCACGGCCTGCAGGATGTGCCACAGGGCGCTCTGCGCGGCGCGGCGCGGCAGGGAGTCGGCCGCCGTGGTGTACAGGCGGTCCTTCAGGATGTCCAGGTAGAAGGCGCCCAGGTCCTCGGCGCAGAAGCCCTGCAGGGCCTGGACGATCTTGTGGAATTCATAGCGGCCGTAGTCGGCCTGCACCTGATCCTGCAACTGCCGGGTCAGGGCCAGCGCGTAGCGGTCGATCTCCAGCCACTGCGCCGGCGGCAGCATCCGGGTCGTGGCGTCGAAATCGGCGGTGTTGGCCAGCAGGAAGCGCAGAGTGTTGCGCAGGCGGCGATAGGTCTCCACCACGCGGTCGAGGATCTCCTTGGAGATCGACAGCTCCCCCGAGTAGTCGGTGGAGGCCACCCAGAGCCGCAGGATCTCGGCGCCCATCTTGTCGGAGACCTCCTGCGGCGCGATCACGTTGCCCTTGGACTTGGACATCTTCATGCCCTTGCCGTCCACCACGAAGCCGTGGGTGAGCAGCGCCTGGTAGGGCGCCCGGCCGTCGATCGCGCAACCGGTCAGGAGCGAACTCTGGAACCAGCCGCGGTGCTGGTCGGAGCCCTCCAGGTAGAGATCGGCGGGGAAGGCGCTCTGCTCGCGGTGGGAACCGCGCAGCACGCTCCAGTGGGTGACCCCGGAGTCGAACCAGACGTCCAGGGTGTCCCGCATCTTGCGGTACTGCTCCGCCTCGTCGCCGAGCAGTTCCTTGGGGTCGAGCGCGAACCAGGCCTCGATGCCGGCCTCTTCGACGCGCTGGGCCACGGCCTCCACCAGTTCGGCGGTGCGGGGATGGAGCTGGGCCGTTTCCTTGTGCAGGAAAAAGGGGATCGGCACTCCCCAGTTGCGCTGGCGCGAGACGCACCAGTCGGGTCGCGTCTTCATCATCGCTTCGAGCCGGGCGCGGCCCCAGGCGGGGAAGAACCGGGTCTCGTCCACCGCCTTCTCGGCCGCCAGGCGCAGCGTGGGCGCGCTCTCGTCGCGGCGCTGGTCCATGCCGATGAACCACTGGGTGGTGGCGCGGAAGATGATCGGCGACTTGTGGCGCCAGCAGTGCGGATAGCTGTGGCGGATCTTCTCCTGCTTCAGGAGCCGCTGCCGCGCCTCCAGTTCCTGCAACACCAGCGGATTGGCGTCCCAGACGCTCTTGCCCGCCAGTTCGCCGACGGACAGGGCCGGCGTGTTGGCGAGGAACTTGCCGTCGTCGCCGACCGGGTTGTTCACCGGCAGGCCGTAGCGGCGTCCGACGTTGTAGTCGTCCACGCCATGGGCCGGCGCGGTGTGCACCAGGCCGGTACCGGCCTCGGTGGTGACGTGGGTGCCGCAAATCACCGTGACGTCCCGCTCCTGGAACGGATGCCTGAGCAGCAGATGCTCCAGGGCCGCGCCGGGGGCGGAGCCGAGCGTCTTGCCTGCCAGTTCGTAACGGGCCAGGCAGGACTCGGCCAGTTCATGGACCAGGATCAGGCAGCCCCGGGCGGTCTCGATCAGGTCGTAGCGCATCTCCGGATGGACGCTGACCGCCTCGTTCGCCGGCAGCGTCCAGGGCGTGGTGGTCCAGATCACCGCGAAAGCCGGGCCGGGGGAATGCTTGAGGCCGAAGGCCTGGGCCAGCTTGTCGGCGTGGTTCGGGTGCACCTCGAAGGCCACGTCGATGGCCGGCGAGGTCTTGTCCTCGTACTCGACCTC
It includes:
- a CDS encoding peptidylprolyl isomerase, which encodes MAEIVRADSFVTLHYRLSADDGLELMNTFRNAPGTLQMGSGQLAPSLEQRLIGVAEGERRVFELAAGEAFGERVAAMVMWVPRSQLPQLPSGTELELHAQIDFVAENGQAYSGLVREIRGDKVLMDFNHPLAGKPVRFEVEVIGVL
- the ileS gene encoding isoleucine--tRNA ligase encodes the protein MADYRKTLNMPDTPFPMRGDLAKREPAWVQQWQEKQLYRRIREASRGRPRFLLHDGPPYANGDIHIGHAVNKILKDIIIRSKTLAGFDAPYVPGWDCHGLPIEHQIEKQHGRNLPGDKVRSLCRDYAQEQVARQKKDFIRLGVLGEWDNPYLTMNFKAEADEIRALGKVLEQGYLYQGLKPVNWCLDCGSALAEAEVEYEDKTSPAIDVAFEVHPNHADKLAQAFGLKHSPGPAFAVIWTTTPWTLPANEAVSVHPEMRYDLIETARGCLILVHELAESCLARYELAGKTLGSAPGAALEHLLLRHPFQERDVTVICGTHVTTEAGTGLVHTAPAHGVDDYNVGRRYGLPVNNPVGDDGKFLANTPALSVGELAGKSVWDANPLVLQELEARQRLLKQEKIRHSYPHCWRHKSPIIFRATTQWFIGMDQRRDESAPTLRLAAEKAVDETRFFPAWGRARLEAMMKTRPDWCVSRQRNWGVPIPFFLHKETAQLHPRTAELVEAVAQRVEEAGIEAWFALDPKELLGDEAEQYRKMRDTLDVWFDSGVTHWSVLRGSHREQSAFPADLYLEGSDQHRGWFQSSLLTGCAIDGRAPYQALLTHGFVVDGKGMKMSKSKGNVIAPQEVSDKMGAEILRLWVASTDYSGELSISKEILDRVVETYRRLRNTLRFLLANTADFDATTRMLPPAQWLEIDRYALALTRQLQDQVQADYGRYEFHKIVQALQGFCAEDLGAFYLDILKDRLYTTAADSLPRRAAQSALWHILQAVTRLMAPILAFTAEEIWQLVGTDESVMLQTWHELPAQDGEAALLERWARIREVKAEASKVLEDLRGAGGIGSSLQAEVEIRASGAKHGLLASLEDDLRFVLICSRTTLVEVADASAEAVLAVPSGHAKCGRCWHWRADVGGDAEHPELCGRCVDNLFGAGEARQRA
- the lspA gene encoding signal peptidase II translates to MPSLLPRLWPWYVLAGVVMAADQVSKLWVLSVLRLGEGVELTPFFNLVLVFNRGAAFSFLAWAEGWQRWFFVALALAISVGIVIAMRRAAAKAASRWLIGALTLVLGGALGNVIDRLIHGAVVDFLDFHAAGWHWPAFNLADSAICVGIALLLWQEFKHQDSHRDSRHG
- a CDS encoding pilus assembly protein; translation: MCHQGLGRQRQLSRGQRHLHHGNRATLLSNHGPRPRAPGHHLLYPGHPVLRSIAMFPGHRSTTALMLALMLQGFIQNAQALTDLADVPLASSSSTQVKPNILFILDDSGSMNWTYMPDGVGSSAIGYRNHQCNTVFYNPATSYEIPKDSAGVDLNSGSQTSFTSAWDEGFHDYMSGAGTSRTNLGTSFSANGSESGRAAYYWTLAATDLGTPVPDTGICNYSTGSVTSSTTGICCSGPSISSGTCSNATYPTNSPPTCSGGRTLVWEKTLVSSTSGISGGDERQNFANWYSYYRSRIQMMKSSAGRALAPLTDSYRVGFITIHPGTVNDAGGANGSSVSSSKFLKIADFDTTQRSSWYSKLYSQKGDSGTPLRTALSIAGRYFTGKNDSINKGMVPNQADDPVQYSCQQNFAILTTDGYWNDGNGRKINGSTLMDNQDGALAELDAYNSGTSRFPVSPRPIYDGGSANYVWNTASNAYQYTSCSLTRPQAKTRQLQKRTVQNQRRTANFSKCRPGPSNCQAINFDCTVSGTGDSYRSVCRVTSDSGWNNIGTCTAGYSDPTTTLCRVSSDTGFVNSGTCTASNPGSSPTVTCRTADVTSWAFVDSCTPSGPDVNGTSVVCQTGTDSNGKKIQNQTTTTATRYEGPDQSGSIVGSPTITQGIWTDLTGVCYAAGSVPALPADDAITGGGPPTPPSGCSAWPCETTSTSGGSSNTLADVAQHYYKTDLRTSALGNCTGALGTGVTVCDNNVPHSGLDTDNEADRANWQHMTTFTMGLGLSGTLNYRSDYKTADSGDFKDIKGGTKNWPIPKADDPTALDDLWHAAVNGRGQYFSARDPDSVVNALSSALSGINARVASAAAAATSNLEPVAGDNFAYTAQFVTQKWIGELTAREIDLNTGAISGTSIWSAQAKLEAKAKAACDNRTIKLFRSGAADNLADFTWDTYACDASGNPAGTASTGLDAAEQANFGASQIALLSQYPSMTDGTSGTVNQRSAAAGANLVNYLRGQGGKTPFEANDLNKLFRAREKIMGDIVNSQPVFVKAPSASYNDSGYSTFKSDHASRTPIVFAATNDGMLHAFHAGTSIVDSQGGDEAWAFIPTMVLPNLYKLASENYASQHIYLVDGTPVSGDVFDTTVAGCASDPIHPENCWKTILVAGLNKGGKGYYALDITDPAHPKGLWEFKWSGTCYDSASSGTWYADCHLGYTYNNPVIGKLADGRWVVIVTSGYNNVNSPAVSGDGQGYLYVLEATTGKILYKIGTGVGSAASPSGLNHVSASVTGNNAMKNNQIDRVYGVDLLGNLWRFDINDTFGTAGREASLLAQAVDETGTPQSITTRPRLSTVNNDIFVYVGTGRYLGSTDGSTTQTQTVWAIKDAGATVTNLRATLNPIHITQTGSGTSATRSISNDSSQCSSPNGWYADLPDTGERVNIDMQIVLGSLLVGSNIPTNNACTIGGYSWLTYFNTASGCGAGGILIKDREGSQAQVVGLAVVRLPTGKIAVLATMSTGAVVTIDVPVDIPPSSGKRVSWREIIE
- a CDS encoding energy transducer TonB; translated protein: MIPRNPRARLALALALSALAHGFLISKPGWPPSARHSGPDRQKPEVLLLHLTPRPPERSTVRPRESEVSTPPPESHRKEPGPDAEEPPASRSATPGQAPGLVFGPWYYPAKWLHRRPSPLKPIQPEYPVGFSEASGRVLLLLFINEEGTVDRHQLLSPTQEDAFAASAIRAFSAARYAPGMITGHVVRSQLLVDVTFEPGQTPSVGLPEDLPPGLQEALSR
- the ispH gene encoding 4-hydroxy-3-methylbut-2-enyl diphosphate reductase; the protein is MEIYLANPRGFCAGVERAIAIVERALEKFGAPIYVRHEVVHNRHVVEELRAKGAIFIEDLDEVPAGATLIFSAHGVPRAVREAAERRGLRVFDATCPLVTKVHIEVARMREQGREIVMIGHKGHPEVEGTMGQSQGGMYLVESVDDAARLQVADPDMLSYVTQTTLSVDDASAIVAALRARFPKITGPKKDDICYATQNRQDAVKQMTPQVDLVLVVGSRTSSNSNRLREVAQNLGVPAYLIDDATAIDPAWLGSAARVGLTAGASAPEVLVADVILRLRQLGAGEVTQLPGKEEGVQFPLPKELVPKSQQ
- a CDS encoding PilW family protein is translated as MPERLSLPGRRAAQGFSLVEVMIGMIIGLLGILVMFQMLLNWNERKRTAASGSDAQISGSIALYSLERELRNAGYGFGNAGAMGCTVTAYDRLRPGNNFTFPLVPVQITDGAGGSPDTITVLFGNSALTSDSTTYSASSATTKRLNDPSSIQRGDLLVAAQAGACGLVETTLNTHADGLTITHASGNYNDPDNTAVTARYNPAAGLAVALSAGNIFNLGPQPRRNVWRIVNDRTLVSTDDLHYSDQHDAAGQNTPDGMNDWTEVADGIIDLQAEYGLDSDADNIVDTWQSAAPADFRTVRAIRVALLARSQQYEKQAVTTVAPSWAAGAFVMTNLDGTPDSNPGTPNDWRRYRYRVYETVVPLRNAVWGNSP